A single genomic interval of Ictalurus furcatus strain D&B chromosome 20, Billie_1.0, whole genome shotgun sequence harbors:
- the LOC128623810 gene encoding SLAM family member 5: YNHKHNFLSLRRKLHDGSSNAACLLSLRAGPNHRLHTWFLTGLQREVAVSEEYLKYWKLVNSSVQLDVQENDYKFYDVFWLFNKKTNIVQYISKNEIRIHPDYNGRVEFNKKTHSLTLMNLQKHDSGLYEAEASHNEKATIAKYQLYVLDPVEDPVLNVSLSQSNDTCNVTLTCEAQNLSITHLCYNDNCDMKNVETHGNSSLSISLYVSNSFIICNHSNPVSWKNNTLKLEKGKHLCPSKEDKEKLMDSEISWTAIIMIIIIIIVVLVGCVTLLFKNRQQRTRLTTDSGNTVYEEVKGNTKAESLKTSENLETPGTLYCTVGKPAQAYSNDESTVSTANPGSKEIYPSEVNPDESNLYDAPDKNQEARSNNKVEFPIPQTIYATVNKAGKVM; encoded by the exons TATAACCACAAGCATAACTTCCTTAGTCTAAGGAGGAAGTTACATGATGGCAGCAGCAATGCAGcttgtcttctttctcttcgTGCTGGTCCCAATCACAG GTTACACACATGGTTTCTCACAGGATTGCAAAGAGAAGTTGCAG TGTCTGAAGAATATTTGAAGTATTGGAAGTTGGTTAACAGTTCTGTTCAGCTGGATGTACAAGAAAATGATTATAAATTCTATGATGTCTTCtggttgtttaataaaaaaacaaacattgtaCAATACATCAGCAAGAATGAAATTAGAATTCACCCTGATTATAATGGCAGAGTggagttcaataagaaaactcaCAGTCTAACACTGATGAACCTGCAGAAGCATGATAGTGGACTCTATGAAGCAGAAGCATCTCATAACGAGAAAGCTACTATTGCTAAGTACCAATTATATGTGTTAG ATCCAGTGGAGGATCCAGTTCTCAATGTCTCACTCAGTCAAAGCAATGACACCTGTAATGTGACTCTCACCTGTGAAGCTCAGAATCTCTCAATCACCCATCTCTGCTACAATGATAATTGTGATATGAAGAACGTAGAAACACATGGAAACAGCTCCCTTTCCATCTCATTGTACGTCAGTAACAGCTTCATCATTTGTAATCATAGCAACCCAGTCAGCTGGAAAAATAATACATTGAAGTTGGAAAAGGGGAAACACCTCTGCCCTTCTAAAG AAGATAAAGAAAAGCTCATGGATTCTGAGATAAGTTGGACTGCCATAATTatgatcataatcataatcatcgtAGTATTAGTGGGTTGTGTCACCCTCCTTTTCAAGAACAGACAACAAAGGACACGACTGACAACAG ATTCCGGCAACACGGTCTATGAAGAAGTTAAG GGGAACACAAAAGCAGAGTCACTCAAGACGTCAGAGAACCTTGAAACTCCTGGTACTCTTTACTGTACTGTCGGGAAGCCAGCCCAGGCTTATAGTAATGATGAGAGCACTGTAAGCACTGCAAATCCTGGCAGCAAG GAAATTTACCCCAGTGAAGTGAACCCTGATGAGAGCAACCTCTATGATGCTCCAGATAAA aATCAAGAAGCAAGAAGTAACAATAAAGTGGAATTCCCAATACCTCAAACCATTTATGCTACAGTGAACAAGGCTGGTAAAGTTATGTAA